A genome region from Streptomyces sp. NBC_01296 includes the following:
- a CDS encoding SGNH/GDSL hydrolase family protein, giving the protein MSRARTARRIAAGAAYGGGGLGLVGAAAVGLVLAEVQFAKRTVGTGLGDPPRADGLYGSEFARPEAGPGLEPATVPLRLAMLGDSTAAGLGVRRARQTPAALMASGLAAVAERPVELRNVAVSGAMSNDLDRQAGLLLDGELPPPDVCVIMIGANDVTRRMPPTQSVRHLTSAVRRLRLAGSEVVVGTCPDLGTIEPVYQPLRWLARRVSRQLAAAQTIGVVALGARTVSMGDLLGPEFAANPREMFGPDSYHPSAEGYATAAMAVLPTLCAALSLWPESDRLELARNEDMLPVAKAASAAAGQAGTEVTAARGPWALLKHRRRRRVPTEDVSAPPPDPDHVPGPQVAGT; this is encoded by the coding sequence GTGTCCAGGGCGAGGACGGCCCGCCGGATCGCGGCGGGCGCGGCGTACGGCGGCGGCGGGCTCGGGCTGGTCGGAGCCGCCGCCGTCGGGCTGGTGCTGGCGGAGGTCCAGTTCGCCAAGCGGACCGTGGGCACCGGGCTGGGCGATCCGCCGCGGGCGGACGGGCTGTACGGGAGCGAGTTCGCCAGACCGGAGGCGGGCCCCGGGCTGGAACCGGCCACCGTCCCGCTGCGGCTCGCCATGCTGGGCGACTCCACGGCCGCCGGGCTCGGTGTGCGCCGGGCCAGACAGACCCCGGCCGCGCTGATGGCCTCGGGGCTGGCGGCGGTGGCCGAGCGCCCGGTGGAGCTGCGCAACGTGGCCGTCTCCGGGGCCATGTCCAATGACCTCGACCGCCAGGCGGGCCTGCTCCTGGACGGCGAGCTGCCGCCGCCGGACGTGTGCGTGATCATGATCGGCGCGAACGACGTGACGCGGCGCATGCCGCCGACGCAGTCGGTGCGCCACCTCACCTCGGCCGTACGCCGGCTGCGGCTCGCCGGCTCCGAGGTGGTGGTCGGCACCTGCCCCGACCTGGGCACCATCGAGCCGGTGTACCAGCCGCTGCGGTGGCTGGCCCGCCGGGTCTCGCGCCAACTGGCCGCCGCGCAGACCATAGGGGTCGTCGCCCTGGGGGCCCGTACGGTCTCGATGGGAGACCTCCTGGGCCCGGAATTCGCGGCGAACCCCCGCGAGATGTTCGGCCCGGACTCGTACCACCCGTCGGCGGAGGGGTACGCGACCGCCGCCATGGCCGTCCTCCCCACGCTGTGCGCGGCGCTGTCCCTGTGGCCGGAGTCGGACCGGCTGGAATTGGCGCGGAACGAGGACATGCTTCCGGTGGCCAAGGCCGCGTCTGCCGCTGCCGGGCAGGCGGGCACCGAGGTCACGGCCGCCCGCGGCCCCTGGGCGCTCCTCAAGCACCGTCGCCGCCGCCGGGTCCCGACCGAGGACGTGTCCGCTCCCCCGCCCGACCCGGACCACGTCCCGGGCCCCCAGGTGGCAGGCACCTGA
- a CDS encoding cystathionine beta-synthase — translation MQFHDSMISLVGNTPLVKLNRVTEGLQATVLAKVEYFNPGGSVKDRIAVRMIEAAEQSGALKPGGTIVEPTSGNTGVGLAIVAQQKGYKCIFVCPDKVSMDKINVMRAYGAEVVVCPTAVDPEHPDSYYNVSDRLAREPGAWKPDQYSNPNNPRSHYETTGPELWEQTDGKITHFVAGVGTGGTISGTGNYLKEVSGGKVKVIGADPEGSVYSGGSGRPYLVEGVGEDFWPTAYDPNVTDEIIAVSDKDSFQMTRRLAKEEGLLVGGSCGMAVVAALKAAEGLGPDDVVVVLLPDSGRGYLSKIFSDEWMAGHGFLEEAGPAARIGDVLADKEGAMPSLVHMHPEETVGEAIEVLREYGVSQMPIVKPGAGHPDVMAAEVIGSVVEKELLAALFAKQASLSDPLEKHMSRPLPQVGSGEPVSELMAVLGEADAAIVLVEGKPTGVVSRQDLLAFLAKGAK, via the coding sequence GTGCAATTCCACGACTCGATGATCAGCCTCGTCGGCAACACCCCGCTGGTGAAGCTCAACCGTGTGACCGAAGGCCTGCAGGCCACCGTCCTTGCCAAGGTCGAGTACTTCAATCCCGGCGGATCCGTGAAGGACCGGATCGCCGTCCGGATGATCGAGGCCGCCGAGCAGAGCGGTGCCCTCAAGCCCGGTGGCACCATCGTGGAGCCGACCAGCGGCAACACCGGTGTAGGACTCGCCATCGTGGCCCAGCAGAAGGGCTACAAGTGCATCTTCGTCTGCCCTGACAAGGTGTCCATGGACAAGATCAACGTGATGCGCGCGTACGGCGCCGAGGTCGTGGTCTGCCCGACCGCCGTCGACCCCGAGCACCCGGACTCGTACTACAACGTGTCCGACCGCCTCGCGCGAGAGCCCGGCGCCTGGAAGCCCGACCAGTACAGCAACCCGAACAACCCCCGTTCGCACTACGAGACCACCGGTCCCGAGCTGTGGGAGCAGACGGACGGGAAGATCACCCACTTCGTCGCGGGCGTCGGCACGGGCGGCACGATCTCGGGCACCGGCAACTACCTCAAGGAGGTGTCCGGCGGCAAGGTCAAGGTCATCGGCGCCGACCCCGAGGGCTCGGTCTACTCCGGCGGCTCCGGCCGCCCGTACCTGGTCGAGGGCGTCGGCGAGGACTTCTGGCCGACCGCCTACGACCCGAACGTCACCGACGAGATCATCGCGGTGTCCGACAAGGACTCCTTCCAGATGACCCGCCGCCTCGCCAAGGAGGAGGGCCTCCTCGTCGGCGGCTCCTGCGGCATGGCGGTCGTCGCGGCGCTGAAGGCCGCCGAGGGCCTCGGCCCGGACGACGTGGTCGTCGTCCTGCTGCCGGACAGCGGCCGCGGCTACCTCAGCAAGATCTTCAGCGACGAGTGGATGGCCGGTCACGGCTTCCTCGAGGAGGCGGGCCCGGCGGCGCGCATCGGCGACGTGCTCGCGGACAAGGAGGGCGCCATGCCGTCCCTGGTCCACATGCACCCCGAGGAGACCGTGGGCGAGGCCATCGAGGTGCTGCGCGAGTACGGCGTCTCGCAGATGCCGATCGTCAAGCCCGGCGCCGGCCACCCGGACGTGATGGCCGCCGAGGTCATCGGCTCGGTCGTGGAGAAGGAGCTGCTGGCGGCGCTCTTCGCGAAGCAGGCCTCGCTGTCCGACCCGCTGGAGAAGCACATGAGCCGGCCGCTGCCGCAGGTCGGTTCGGGCGAGCCGGTGTCGGAGCTGATGGCCGTGCTGGGCGAGGCGGACGCGGCCATCGTGCTGGTCGAGGGCAAGCCGACCGGTGTGGTCAGCCGCCAGGACCTGCTGGCGTTCCTCGCGAAGGGCGCGAAGTAG
- a CDS encoding MurR/RpiR family transcriptional regulator, whose product MSDSPAARLQKLFEGHRLTPTQRRIAHCMVRGAADVPFLSSVELAELAGVSQPSVTRFAVALGFDGYPALRRHLREVAPAERAAAAAQEDAYNEYQQAVQGEIENLRQLSAMLADPSPVEEAGRVLAASRPLPVLGLRAASSQARGFAYFAAKVHPDVRLLDEGGSMLADRIDAAAGAGASALLCFALPRHPREVAEALDHARAAGLKVVTVADSAFAPVARSSDLLIPAPVGTGLAFDTACAPMLLGRVLLEAMADALPDAQARLEAFDARAAARGLFVE is encoded by the coding sequence ATGAGCGACAGCCCGGCAGCGCGGCTGCAGAAGTTGTTCGAGGGGCACCGGCTGACGCCCACCCAGCGGCGGATCGCCCACTGCATGGTCCGGGGTGCGGCGGACGTCCCCTTCCTGTCGAGCGTGGAGCTCGCCGAGCTGGCCGGGGTGAGCCAGCCCTCGGTGACCCGCTTCGCGGTGGCGCTCGGCTTCGACGGATATCCGGCGCTGCGCCGGCACCTGCGCGAGGTGGCTCCCGCCGAGCGCGCCGCCGCGGCCGCGCAGGAGGACGCGTACAACGAGTACCAGCAGGCCGTCCAGGGCGAGATCGAGAACCTGCGGCAGCTGTCGGCGATGCTCGCCGACCCCTCGCCGGTCGAGGAGGCGGGCCGTGTGCTCGCCGCGTCCAGGCCGTTGCCCGTGCTGGGGCTGCGGGCGGCGTCCTCGCAGGCGCGCGGGTTCGCGTACTTCGCCGCCAAGGTGCACCCGGACGTACGGCTCCTCGACGAGGGCGGCTCGATGCTCGCCGACCGGATCGACGCGGCCGCCGGGGCCGGGGCCTCGGCGCTGCTGTGCTTCGCGCTGCCGCGGCATCCGCGGGAGGTGGCGGAGGCCCTGGACCACGCGCGGGCGGCCGGGCTGAAGGTGGTGACGGTCGCGGACTCGGCGTTCGCCCCGGTGGCCCGCTCCTCGGACCTGCTGATCCCGGCGCCCGTCGGGACGGGGCTGGCCTTCGACACGGCGTGCGCGCCGATGCTGCTGGGCCGGGTCCTGCTGGAGGCGATGGCGGACGCCCTCCCGGACGCACAGGCCCGCCTGGAAGCCTTCGACGCCCGCGCCGCGGCGCGGGGGCTGTTCGTGGAGTAG
- a CDS encoding FAD-dependent oxidoreductase, which produces MSASPLPARTSVAIVGAGPTGLALAVTLAGAGVDFVLLDRQAEGANTSRAAVVHARTLEVLDELDATGALSAELVARGIPVDRFRIRDGGRLLATVPFDGLRTAHPYALMVPQYETEAVLLARLHALGGGVHRPYEVTGITQDPDGVTLTTATGETLRADHAVGADGMHSVVRTAAGIGFTGSAYEESFVLADVLMEWAPGPQEVSLAFGAAGLTVVAPLPGGPGARYRVVATVTEAPAEPGPAFVQRLLDERAPGQARVDTLVWSSRFRVHHRVADRYRAGRLLLAGDAAHVHSPAGGQGMNTGIQDGYALGRALAAGDPGAYEAARRPVALHVVGLTDRMTRIATTHNPVLRAVRNTALPLLARVPALRTRLATELAELNYR; this is translated from the coding sequence ATGTCCGCGTCACCGCTCCCCGCCAGGACCTCCGTCGCCATCGTCGGCGCAGGCCCCACCGGCCTCGCACTCGCCGTGACCCTCGCCGGAGCCGGCGTCGACTTCGTCCTCCTCGACCGTCAGGCCGAGGGCGCCAACACCTCCCGCGCCGCCGTCGTCCACGCCCGCACCCTGGAGGTCCTCGACGAGCTCGACGCGACCGGCGCCCTCTCCGCCGAGCTGGTCGCCCGCGGCATCCCGGTCGACCGGTTCCGCATCCGCGACGGCGGCCGGCTTCTGGCCACCGTCCCGTTCGACGGCCTGCGCACGGCCCACCCGTACGCGCTGATGGTCCCCCAGTACGAGACCGAGGCCGTGCTCCTGGCCCGCCTGCACGCCCTCGGCGGCGGCGTCCACCGGCCGTACGAGGTCACCGGCATCACCCAGGACCCGGACGGGGTCACCCTCACGACCGCCACCGGCGAGACCCTGCGCGCCGACCACGCCGTCGGCGCCGACGGCATGCACAGCGTGGTCCGCACGGCGGCCGGTATCGGCTTCACGGGCAGCGCCTACGAGGAGTCCTTCGTCCTCGCCGACGTGCTCATGGAGTGGGCCCCGGGCCCGCAGGAGGTCTCGCTGGCCTTCGGCGCGGCCGGGCTCACCGTCGTGGCCCCACTGCCCGGCGGACCCGGCGCCCGCTACCGCGTCGTCGCCACCGTCACCGAGGCGCCCGCCGAGCCGGGTCCCGCCTTCGTCCAGAGGCTGTTGGACGAGCGCGCCCCGGGCCAGGCCCGCGTCGACACGCTCGTCTGGTCGTCCCGGTTCCGGGTCCACCACCGGGTCGCCGACCGCTACCGCGCGGGCCGGCTGCTGCTCGCCGGGGATGCCGCCCACGTGCACAGCCCGGCCGGCGGCCAGGGGATGAACACCGGGATCCAGGACGGGTACGCCCTCGGCCGCGCGCTCGCCGCAGGCGACCCCGGCGCCTACGAGGCCGCGCGCCGCCCCGTCGCCCTGCACGTGGTGGGCCTCACCGACCGGATGACCCGGATCGCGACCACCCACAACCCGGTGCTGCGCGCCGTGCGCAACACCGCGCTGCCCCTGCTCGCCCGCGTCCCCGCCCTGCGGACCCGCCTCGCCACCGAGCTGGCCGAGCTCAACTACCGCTGA
- a CDS encoding TetR/AcrR family transcriptional regulator, with product MTQGEQTKAAILRAARERFAAQGYERTTIRGVAADAEIDPSMVMRYFGSKEKLFEAALAVDLRLPDFTAVPAAELPGALVRHFLDRWEGDPADDALLVLLRSAVTNERAAERMREVFAAQVAPALAAALGPDRAARAAGLVAAQLLGLGLTRYLLRLPAVTSLPPDAVVAGFTPALAATLADPA from the coding sequence ATGACACAGGGAGAGCAGACCAAGGCGGCGATCCTGCGGGCGGCGCGAGAGCGCTTCGCGGCGCAGGGGTACGAGCGGACGACGATCCGCGGCGTTGCGGCGGACGCCGAGATCGACCCGTCGATGGTGATGCGGTACTTCGGGAGCAAGGAGAAGCTCTTCGAGGCTGCGCTGGCGGTGGACCTGCGGCTGCCGGACTTCACGGCCGTGCCCGCCGCGGAGCTGCCCGGCGCGCTCGTACGGCACTTCCTGGACCGGTGGGAGGGCGACCCGGCGGACGACGCACTGCTGGTGTTGCTGCGGTCGGCGGTGACGAACGAGCGCGCGGCGGAGCGCATGCGGGAGGTGTTCGCGGCGCAGGTCGCCCCGGCGCTGGCGGCGGCCCTCGGCCCCGACCGGGCAGCCCGCGCCGCCGGCCTCGTCGCGGCCCAACTGCTCGGCCTCGGGCTGACCCGCTACCTGCTGCGCCTGCCCGCGGTGACCTCCCTGCCCCCTGACGCGGTGGTGGCGGGCTTCACGCCCGCCTTGGCGGCGACGTTGGCCGACCCGGCCTGA
- a CDS encoding diaminopimelate decarboxylase: MAVETHTAAGAADAAARRDLAVRAAVEQGLVSGADAAQPLVCLLDVTGIRSSATALTSAFAAALAPGTPVLHAFAVKACPLVPVLRLLADCGLGCEVASPGELALARAAGVEPERTVLDSPAKTMAELREALALGIAVNADNRQELERLDALVAEAPTAAPLGIRINPQTGAGTIDALSTATATSKFGIALRDPGAREWLVRAFLDRPWLTRLHTHSGSQGVPLPLIAEGVRALHSLAEEINAAAGRRQVDTLDIGGGLPVNFASDAQTPTYAQYVAALREAAPALFCGRYGLVTEFGRSLLAKHGLVLSRVEYTKTTGGRPIALTHAGVQLATRTVYAPAAWPLRILPYGAKGTPKTGPPVAQDIAGPACFAGDLLATGRELPELAPGDLIAVPDTGAYFFTAHYGYNSLPHPAVHGFTVTAPDEVHFAPVRPAQPLSAIVAEAGGARRDTLL; this comes from the coding sequence ATGGCTGTCGAGACGCACACGGCGGCGGGCGCGGCGGACGCCGCGGCGCGCCGGGACCTGGCCGTACGGGCCGCCGTCGAGCAGGGTCTGGTGAGCGGGGCGGATGCCGCGCAGCCCCTGGTCTGCCTGCTGGACGTGACCGGGATCCGATCCTCCGCCACCGCCCTGACCAGCGCCTTCGCGGCCGCGCTGGCGCCCGGCACCCCCGTCCTGCACGCCTTCGCGGTGAAGGCGTGCCCGCTCGTGCCGGTGCTGCGGCTGCTCGCGGACTGCGGCCTCGGCTGCGAGGTCGCGAGCCCCGGCGAGCTGGCGCTGGCCCGGGCGGCCGGGGTGGAGCCGGAGCGGACGGTCCTGGACTCCCCCGCCAAGACCATGGCCGAGCTGCGCGAGGCGCTGGCGCTCGGAATCGCCGTCAACGCCGACAACCGGCAGGAACTGGAACGCCTGGACGCGCTGGTCGCCGAGGCTCCCACGGCGGCCCCTCTGGGGATCCGGATCAACCCGCAGACGGGCGCGGGCACGATCGACGCCCTCTCCACCGCCACCGCGACGTCGAAGTTCGGGATCGCGCTGCGGGATCCCGGGGCGCGCGAGTGGCTCGTACGGGCCTTCCTGGACCGGCCGTGGCTGACCCGCCTGCACACCCACTCGGGCTCCCAGGGCGTGCCCCTCCCCCTGATCGCGGAAGGGGTCCGCGCCCTCCACTCCCTGGCGGAGGAGATCAACGCGGCGGCCGGCCGCCGCCAGGTCGACACCCTCGACATCGGCGGCGGCCTGCCGGTGAACTTCGCGTCGGACGCCCAGACCCCGACGTACGCGCAGTACGTGGCGGCCCTCCGGGAGGCCGCCCCGGCCCTCTTCTGCGGCCGCTACGGCCTGGTGACGGAGTTCGGCAGGTCCCTGCTGGCCAAGCACGGGCTGGTGCTCTCCCGGGTCGAGTACACGAAGACCACCGGGGGCCGCCCGATCGCCCTCACGCACGCCGGGGTCCAGCTGGCGACCCGTACGGTCTACGCACCGGCGGCGTGGCCGCTGCGGATCCTGCCGTACGGCGCGAAGGGCACCCCGAAGACGGGCCCGCCGGTCGCCCAGGACATCGCGGGCCCGGCGTGCTTCGCGGGCGACCTGCTGGCCACGGGCCGGGAACTGCCGGAACTGGCTCCGGGGGACCTGATCGCGGTCCCGGACACCGGCGCGTACTTCTTCACGGCCCACTACGGCTACAACAGCCTCCCGCACCCGGCGGTCCACGGCTTCACCGTGACGGCGCCGGACGAGGTGCACTTCGCCCCGGTGCGCCCGGCGCAGCCGCTGTCCGCGATCGTGGCGGAGGCGGGCGGCGCCCGGCGCGACACGCTGCTCTGA
- the hutU gene encoding urocanate hydratase yields MSGPRPVRAARGTELSTLGWQQEAALRMLQNNLDPEVAEHPDKLVVYGGTGKAARDWRSYDAMVRTLRTLKQDETMLVQSGRPVGVMQTHEWAPRVLLANSNLVGDWANWEEFRRLEQLGLTMYGQMTAGSWIYIGTQGILQGTYETFAAVAAKKFNGTLAGTITLTAGLGGMGGAQPLAVTMNDGVAICIDVDPRAIERRIEHRYLDVKADNLRHALQLAVEARDARKPLSIGLLGNAAELLPQMLAEGAPIDIVTDQTSAHDPLAYLPVGVDFDDMAAYAAKDPAGFTTRARESMAKHVEAMVGFMDAGSEVFDYGNSIRGEAQLAGYDRAFAFPGFVPAYIRPLFCEGKGPFRWAALSGEASDIHKTDKAMLELFPENESLHRWIKMAGERVHFQGLPARICWLGYGERDKAGERFNEMVADGTLAAPLAIGRDHLDCGSVASPYRETEAMLDGSDAIADWPLLNAMVNVASGASWVSIHHGGGVGMGRSIHAGQVTVADGTKLAGEKIRRVLTNDPGMGVIRHVDAGYDIAESVADERGVRVPMREGDDA; encoded by the coding sequence ATGTCAGGACCCCGCCCCGTACGTGCTGCGCGAGGCACCGAGCTCAGCACCCTGGGATGGCAGCAGGAAGCCGCCCTCCGGATGCTGCAGAACAACCTCGACCCCGAGGTCGCCGAGCACCCCGACAAGCTCGTCGTCTACGGCGGCACCGGCAAGGCGGCGCGCGACTGGCGCTCGTACGACGCGATGGTCCGCACCCTGCGGACCCTCAAGCAGGACGAGACGATGCTCGTCCAGTCCGGCCGCCCGGTCGGCGTGATGCAGACCCACGAGTGGGCGCCGCGCGTCCTGCTCGCCAACTCCAACCTGGTCGGCGACTGGGCCAACTGGGAGGAGTTCCGCCGCCTGGAGCAGCTGGGCCTGACCATGTACGGCCAGATGACCGCCGGGTCCTGGATCTACATCGGCACCCAGGGCATCCTGCAGGGCACGTACGAGACCTTCGCGGCCGTCGCCGCGAAGAAGTTCAACGGCACCCTCGCGGGCACCATCACCCTCACCGCCGGCCTCGGCGGCATGGGCGGCGCCCAGCCGCTGGCCGTGACGATGAACGACGGCGTCGCGATCTGCATCGACGTCGACCCGCGCGCCATCGAGCGCCGCATCGAGCACCGCTACCTGGACGTGAAGGCCGACAACCTCCGCCACGCCCTCCAGCTGGCCGTCGAGGCGCGCGACGCCCGCAAGCCCCTCTCCATCGGCCTGCTCGGCAACGCGGCCGAGCTCCTCCCGCAGATGCTCGCCGAGGGCGCCCCGATCGACATCGTGACGGACCAGACCTCCGCGCACGACCCGCTCGCGTACCTCCCGGTCGGCGTCGACTTCGACGACATGGCGGCGTACGCGGCCAAGGACCCGGCCGGCTTCACCACCCGCGCCCGCGAGTCGATGGCGAAGCACGTCGAGGCCATGGTCGGCTTCATGGACGCCGGCTCCGAGGTCTTCGACTACGGCAACTCCATCCGCGGCGAGGCCCAGCTGGCCGGCTACGACCGCGCGTTCGCCTTCCCGGGCTTCGTCCCGGCGTACATCCGCCCGCTGTTCTGCGAGGGCAAGGGCCCGTTCCGCTGGGCCGCCCTGTCCGGCGAGGCCTCGGACATCCACAAGACCGACAAGGCGATGCTGGAGCTCTTCCCGGAGAACGAGTCGCTGCACCGCTGGATCAAGATGGCCGGCGAGCGCGTCCACTTCCAGGGCCTGCCGGCGCGCATCTGCTGGCTCGGCTACGGCGAGCGCGACAAGGCCGGCGAGCGCTTCAACGAGATGGTGGCCGACGGCACCCTGGCCGCCCCGCTGGCCATCGGCCGCGACCACCTGGACTGCGGTTCCGTGGCCTCCCCGTACCGCGAGACCGAGGCCATGCTCGACGGCTCTGACGCGATCGCCGACTGGCCGCTGCTCAACGCCATGGTCAACGTCGCCTCCGGCGCGTCCTGGGTCTCGATCCACCACGGCGGCGGCGTCGGCATGGGCCGCTCGATCCACGCGGGCCAGGTCACCGTCGCCGACGGCACCAAGCTCGCGGGCGAGAAGATCCGCCGCGTCCTCACCAACGACCCGGGCATGGGCGTCATCCGCCACGTCGACGCGGGTTACGACATCGCCGAGTCGGTGGCCGACGAGCGCGGCGTCCGCGTCCCCATGCGCGAGGGCGACGACGCGTGA
- a CDS encoding allantoate amidohydrolase: MWNELAPIGRHAGSGGYRRYAWTGADADCRSWFQAQAEARGLTYETDRNGNQWAWLGDPLAGDAVVTGSHLDSVPDGGAFDGPLGVVSSFAALDELRRRGAEFSRPLAITNFGDEEGARFGLACVGSRLAAGQLTKEKAYELRDADGISLPRAMEAAGYDPDTIGADPERLARISAFVELHVEQGRALDLSGDAVGIASAIWPHGRWRFDFHGEANHAGTTRLVDRRDPMLTYAATVLAARTEATLAGAVATFGKIAVEPNGVNAIPSLVRGWLDSRAADQATLDTVVTAIEKAARERADQDGIDLAVVRESFTPVVEFEHALRDEMNRILGGSVPVLGTGAGHDAGILSAAVPTAMLFVRNPTGVSHSPKEFAPEDDCVAGVLALADVLEGLACR, from the coding sequence ATGTGGAACGAGCTCGCCCCCATCGGCCGGCACGCCGGCTCCGGCGGGTACCGCCGCTACGCGTGGACCGGTGCCGACGCCGACTGCCGGAGCTGGTTCCAGGCCCAGGCGGAGGCCCGCGGCCTCACGTACGAGACCGACCGCAACGGCAACCAGTGGGCCTGGCTCGGCGACCCCCTCGCCGGTGACGCCGTCGTCACCGGCTCCCACCTGGACTCCGTGCCCGACGGCGGCGCCTTCGACGGCCCCCTCGGCGTCGTCTCCTCCTTCGCGGCCCTGGACGAACTCCGCAGGAGGGGCGCGGAGTTCTCCAGGCCCCTGGCCATCACCAACTTCGGCGACGAGGAAGGGGCCCGCTTCGGCCTCGCCTGCGTCGGCTCCCGGCTCGCCGCCGGGCAGCTGACCAAGGAGAAGGCGTACGAGCTGCGCGACGCCGACGGGATCAGCCTGCCCCGGGCCATGGAGGCCGCAGGGTACGACCCCGACACCATCGGGGCGGACCCGGAGCGCCTCGCCCGCATCAGCGCGTTCGTCGAGCTGCACGTGGAGCAGGGCCGGGCCCTGGACCTGTCCGGCGACGCCGTCGGCATCGCGTCCGCGATCTGGCCGCACGGCCGCTGGCGGTTCGACTTCCACGGCGAGGCCAACCACGCCGGCACCACCCGCCTCGTGGACCGGCGCGACCCGATGCTCACGTACGCGGCGACCGTCCTGGCCGCCCGTACCGAGGCGACCCTCGCCGGCGCCGTCGCGACCTTCGGCAAGATCGCCGTCGAGCCGAACGGGGTCAACGCCATCCCCTCGCTGGTGCGCGGCTGGCTCGACTCCCGCGCCGCCGACCAGGCGACGCTGGACACCGTGGTCACCGCCATCGAGAAGGCCGCCCGCGAGCGCGCCGACCAGGACGGCATCGACCTGGCCGTCGTCCGGGAGTCCTTCACCCCGGTCGTCGAGTTCGAGCACGCCCTGCGCGACGAGATGAACCGGATCCTCGGCGGCTCCGTCCCCGTCCTCGGGACCGGGGCGGGACACGACGCCGGAATCCTCTCCGCGGCCGTGCCGACCGCGATGCTGTTCGTACGGAACCCGACCGGCGTCTCCCACTCGCCGAAGGAGTTCGCCCCGGAGGACGACTGCGTGGCCGGTGTCCTCGCCCTCGCCGACGTACTGGAAGGTCTCGCGTGCCGCTGA
- a CDS encoding formimidoylglutamate deiminase, with product MPLKTYWLEHAWLGTHVEPGVALEAGADGRIAALRTGVQAPPPGAEVLRGLTVPGLANAHSHAFHRALRSLVQVGSGTFWTWREFMYQVAQNLTPDTYFALARAVYAEMALAGITNVGEFHYVHHAPGGAPYADPNAMGEALIEAAAAAGIRITLLDTAYLSSGFGQAPNPHQLRFSDGTADAWAERVSALKPREHALIGAAIHSVRAVPAGQLAMVARWAEERQAPLHVHLSEQTAENEACRAAHGRTPTQLLADHGVLGPRTTGVHNTHLTDGDIALLGGTTTGTCMCPTTERDLADGIGPARQLQQAGSPLSLGSDSHAVIDLLEEARAMELNERLRSRTRGHWTANALLTAATADGHAALGLADAGRLEAGALADFTTIALDSVRTAGPVPRLGAETAVFAATASDVRHTVVGGRHIVRDGAHTLVPDVPSALSESIAAVRG from the coding sequence GTGCCGCTGAAGACGTACTGGTTGGAACACGCCTGGCTCGGCACCCACGTCGAGCCGGGCGTGGCCCTGGAGGCGGGCGCGGACGGGCGGATCGCCGCGCTGCGGACCGGGGTCCAGGCCCCGCCGCCGGGCGCCGAGGTGCTGCGCGGCCTGACCGTCCCCGGGCTGGCCAACGCGCACAGCCATGCCTTCCACCGGGCGCTGCGCTCCCTGGTGCAGGTGGGCTCCGGGACCTTCTGGACCTGGCGCGAGTTCATGTACCAGGTGGCCCAGAACCTCACCCCCGACACGTACTTCGCGCTCGCGCGGGCCGTGTACGCGGAGATGGCGCTGGCCGGCATCACCAACGTCGGCGAGTTCCACTACGTCCACCACGCGCCCGGCGGCGCTCCGTACGCGGACCCGAACGCCATGGGCGAGGCGCTGATCGAGGCGGCCGCGGCGGCGGGCATCCGGATCACGCTGCTGGACACGGCGTACCTGTCGTCGGGCTTCGGCCAGGCCCCGAACCCGCACCAGCTGCGGTTCTCCGACGGGACGGCCGATGCCTGGGCCGAGCGCGTCTCGGCGCTCAAGCCCCGTGAGCACGCCCTGATCGGGGCGGCGATCCACTCCGTGCGCGCCGTACCGGCCGGGCAGCTGGCCATGGTCGCCCGCTGGGCCGAGGAGCGGCAGGCCCCGCTGCACGTCCACCTCTCCGAGCAGACCGCCGAGAACGAGGCCTGCCGGGCCGCGCACGGGCGTACCCCGACCCAGCTCCTGGCCGACCACGGGGTGCTCGGCCCGCGGACCACCGGCGTCCACAACACGCACCTGACGGACGGGGACATCGCGCTGCTGGGCGGTACCACCACCGGTACGTGCATGTGTCCCACGACGGAGCGGGACCTCGCCGACGGCATCGGCCCGGCCCGGCAGCTCCAGCAAGCGGGCAGCCCGCTCTCGCTCGGCAGCGACAGCCACGCGGTGATCGACCTGCTGGAGGAGGCGCGGGCGATGGAGCTCAACGAGCGCCTGCGCAGCCGGACCCGGGGCCACTGGACGGCGAACGCGCTGCTGACGGCGGCGACGGCGGACGGCCACGCGGCCCTCGGTCTGGCCGACGCGGGGCGCCTGGAGGCGGGCGCGCTCGCAGACTTCACCACGATCGCCCTGGACTCCGTCCGTACCGCCGGACCCGTGCCGCGGCTCGGCGCCGAGACGGCCGTCTTCGCGGCCACGGCCTCGGACGTCCGCCACACGGTGGTCGGCGGCCGCCACATCGTCCGCGACGGCGCCCACACCCTCGTCCCGGACGTCCCGTCCGCCCTGTCCGAGTCCATCGCGGCCGTCCGCGGCTGA